Proteins encoded together in one Miscanthus floridulus cultivar M001 chromosome 16, ASM1932011v1, whole genome shotgun sequence window:
- the LOC136511803 gene encoding pentatricopeptide repeat-containing protein At1g09410, mitochondrial-like → MKNQSWRGRGRLNWASRVLSEFSVDPRRRIRRATAHPPRRATPMVFLIKWSKPPMEHCRRLHRFLSSAAARATAPIPARHVPRSPGTSAQSARILELGRLGRLRESREVFDAMPFRDIIAWNSMIFAYCNNRMPDAARSLADAISGGNLRTGTILLSGYARAGRVRDARSVFDEMGVRNTVAWNAMVTCYVQNGDIALARKMFDAMPSRNVSSWNTMLTGYCHSQLMVDARNLFERMPERNLVSWTVMISGYVLIEQHGKAWDMFRTMLCEGMPPEQPNLVSVLSAVRHLGKPGILQSIHVLVHKTGFERDVIVSTALLNVYTKDVNMLDTAVKFFEGMAVRNEYTWSNMIAALSQAGRIDDAFAVYQRDPLQSVPSRTAMLTGLARYGRINDAKILFDEIPEPNVVSWNAMITGYMQNEMIDEAEELFNRMPFRNTISWAGMIAGYAHNGRSEQALVLLQALHRKGMLPSLSSLTSSFFACSNIEALETGKQVHSLAVKAGCQFNSYVCNALITLYAKCRNIGFVRQIFDRMTVKDTVSYNSFMTALVQNNLLDEARDIFDNMPSRDVVSWTTIISAYAQADQGNEAVEIFRSMLHERELPNPPILTIVLGLGGSLGAPKLGQQIHTVAIKLGMDSGLVVANALVSMYFKCGSADSRKVFDSMEERDIFTWNTVITGYAQHGLGREAIRMYQLMVSAGVLPNEVTFVGLLHACSHSGLVKEGRQFFKSMSIDYGLTPLLEHYACMVDLLGRAGDVQGAEQFIYDMPIEPDSVIWSALLGACKIHKNVEIGTRAAEKLFSIDPSNAGNYVMLSNIYSSQGMWDKVAKVRKLMKEQGVNKDPGCSWMQIKNKMHSFVTGDEEHEQIQDIYATLRELYTFLKATGYVPDTDFVLHDIDEEQKESSLLYHSEKLAVAYGLLATPKGMPIQIMKNLRICGDCHTFIKFVSYVTKREIDVRDGNRFHHFRNGSCACGDFW, encoded by the coding sequence ATGAAAAATCAATCATGGCGTGGCAGGGGACGGTTGAACTGGGCCTCACGAGTTCTGAGTGAGTTTTCAGTTGACCCTAGGCGGCGTATCCGCCGAGCCACTGCTCATCCCCCGAGACGCGCCACTCCTATGGTGTTTCTGATCAAATGGAGCAAGCCTCCAATGGAGCACTGCCGGCGCCTCCACCGTTTCCTCTCGTCTGCCGCCGCCAGAGCCACAGCCCCGATCCCTGCCCGGCACGTGCCCCGGTCGCCCGGCACGTCCGCGCAAAGCGCCCGCATTCTGGAGCTCGGCCGCCTCGGCCGCTTGCGCGAGTCCAGGGAGGTATTCGACGCGATGCCCTTCCGCGACATCATCgcctggaactccatgatcttcGCCTACTGCAACAACCGGATGCCCGACGCCGCGAGGTCGCTCGCTGACGCGATCTCCGGCGGGAACCTGCGCACGGGCACCATCCTGCTATCGGGCTACGCGCGCGCCGGGCGCGTGCGTGACGCTCGGAGTGTGTTCGATGAAATGGGCGTGCGGAACACCGTGGCGTGGAATGCCATGGTTACCTGCTATGTCCAGAACGGGGACATCGCCCTGGCGCGCAAGATGTTCGATGCAATGCCGAGCAGGAATGTCTCGTCATGGAACACAATGCTTACTGGGTACTGCCATAGCCAACTCATGGTGGATGCAAGGAATCTGTTTGAACGAATGCCAGAACGAAACTTGGTTTCTTGGACAGTGATGATTTCTGGGTATGTTCTGATTGAGCAGCATGGCAAGGCCTGGGACATGTTCCGCACAATGTTATGTGAAGGAATGCCACCAGAGCAACCAAACCTCGTTTCTGTGCTTTCAGCTGTACGTCATCTTGGTAAACCTGGCATTCTACAGAGTATCCACGTTCTTGTGCATAAGACTGGTTTTGAGAGGGATGTTATCGTCAGCACTGCCTTACTTAATGTTTACACTAAGGATGTGAATATGCTTGACACTGCAGTAAAATTCTTTGAAGGTATGGCAGTTAGGAATGAGTACACATGGTCAAACATGATCGCTGCACTATCTCAGGCTGGACGAATAGATGATGCTTTTGCTGTTTACCAAAGAGATCCTCTACAGTCTGTTCCTAGTCGGACTGCAATGCTCACAGGCCTTGCTCGATATGGAAGGATTAATGATGCAAAGATTTTATTTGACGAGATTCCTGAGCCTAATGTTGTATCCTGGAATGCCATGATTACTGGGTACATGCAGAATGAAATGATTGATGAAGCAGAAGAGCTTTTTAACAGGATGCCTTTTAGAAACACAATATCTTGGGCTGGGATGATTGCAGGGTATGCACATAATGGGAGGAGTGAACAAGCTTTGGTTTTGCTCCAAGCTCTCCATAGGAAGGGAATGTTACCTAGCCTGTCTAGCTTGACTAGTAGTTTCTTTGCTTGTTCAAACATCGAAGCTCTTGAGACAGGAAAACAAGTTCATTCACTTGCAGTAAAGGCCGGCTGTCAGTTTAATAGCTATGTATGTAATGCACTGATTACTCTGTACGCTAAGTGCAGAAACATAGGTTTTGTGAGACAAATCTTTGATCGGATGACAGTTAAAGATACAGTGTCTTATAACTCTTTTATGACTGCACTTGTACAAAATAATCTGCTTGATGAAGCAAGAGATATATTTGACAATATGCCGAGTCGAGATGTTGTCTCTTGGACTACGATAATATCTGCATATGCACAAGCTGATCAGGGGAATGAGGCTGTAGAGATTTTCAGAAGTATGCTGCATGAGCGTGAGTTACCCAATCCACCTATATTAACTATAGTTCTTGGCCTCGGTGGAAGTCTTGGTGCTCCCAAACTTGGACAGCAAATTCACACAGTCGCTATTAAACTTGGAATGGATTCAGGACTTGTAGTGGCTAATGCTCTTGTCTCGATGTATTTCAAGTGCGGTTCTGCAGATTCCCGTAAGGTTTTTGATTCAATGGAGGAGCGGGACATTTTTACATGGAATACCGTCATTACAGGCTATGCTCAACATGGTCTTGGAAGAGAAGCCATCAGGATGTATCAACTAATGGTATCTGCTGGAGTGTTGCCTAACGAGGTCACTTTTGTGGGGCTTTTACATGCATGTAGTCATTCTGGTTTGGTTAAGGAAGGGCGCCAGTTTTTCAAGTCTATGAGCATTGATTATGGACTAACTCCTCTGCTGGAGCACTATGCTTGCATGGTCGACCTACTTGGGCGAGCTGGTGATGTGCAAGGAGCTGAACAGTTTATTTATGATATGCCTATTGAGCCAGATTCAGTGATCTGGAGTGCGCTTCTTGGGGCATGCAAGATTCACAAGAATGTAGAAATTGGTACCAGAGCAGCTGAGAAACTTTTCTCTATCGATCCATCAAATGCTGGGAATTATGTCATGTTGTCAAATATATACTCCTCTCAAGGGATGTGGGATAAAGTTGCGAAGGTACGAAAACTTATGAAAGAACAAGGTGTGAACAAGGATCCTGGTTGTAGCTGGATGCAGATAAAGAACAAAATGCACTCATTTGTCACTGGAGATGAGGAACATGAGCAAATTCAAGATATATATGCTACCCTTCGGGAGTTATACACTTTTCTAAAGGCCACAGGTTATGTACCTGACACGGACTTTGTTCTCCATGACATAGATGAAGAGCAGAAGGAAAGCTCGCTTCTGTACCACAGTGAGAAGCTTGCTGTCGCTTATGGGCTTCTTGCTACACCCAAGGGCATGCCCATACAGATAATGAAGAACCTTAGAATATGTGGTGACTGTCACACTTTCATCAAATTTGTATCCTATGTCACCAAGAGAGAAATTGACGTTAGGGATGGGAATCGATTCCATCATTTCAGGAATGGAAGCTGTGCATGTGGTGATTTTTGGTGA
- the LOC136511805 gene encoding uncharacterized protein: protein MSASSATSASHSTDSISAPAILVAPYATISVKSHVPVTLELNHPNFNQWSPFFTSLCGKFGLLPHIDGTAAARPTDPAWAIADSCVRSWLLGTVGPDVLSLAAAPDQTARELWVAIKRLFEANKAPRAIFLSHKFHSMTQGDSSIDEYCQQMKATADALRDVGCTITDPELVLNLLRGLNPRFASTADNIADSNPLPDFATTREKLVLKELRLANEGTVAA, encoded by the coding sequence ATGTCGGCCTCCTCTGCCACTAGTGCCTCCCACTCTACGGACTCCATCTCCGCCCCAGCCATCCTCGTCGCCCCCTACGCGACAATCTCCGTCAAATCCCATGTCCCGGTGACCTTGGAGCTGAACCACCCCAACTTCAACCAGTGGTCGCCGTTTTTCACCTCCCTCTGTGGGAAATTCGGCCTCCTCCCGCACATCGACGGCACGGCGGCGGCCAGACCCACTGACCCTGCTTGGGCCATTGCGGACTCCTGTGTTCGCAGCTGGCTCCTCGGCACTGTCGGGCCCGACGTCCTCAGCCTTGCTGCGGCACCGGACCAGACCGCGCGCGAGCTCTGGGTCGCCATCAAGCGCCTCTTCGAGGCCAACAAGGCCCCCCGTGCCATCTTCCTGAGCCACAAGTTCCACTCCATGACCCAGGGCGACTCCTCCATTGACGAGTACTGCCAGCAGATGAAGGCCACCGCCGATGCGCTCCGCGATGTCGGCTGTACCATCACCGACCCGGAGCTCGTCCTCAACCTCCTGCGCGGCCTCAATCCTCGCTTCGCCAGCACTGCAGACAACATCGCCGACTCGAACCCGCTGCCGGACTTCGCCACCACTCGCGAGAAGCTCGTCCTCAAGGAACTTCGCCTTGCCAACGAGGGCACGGTCGCCGCCTAG
- the LOC136510929 gene encoding velvet complex subunit B-like, whose protein sequence is MNVGPRSRTPYPLAPPSPLSRRPHRSPYRGVSTRRLLAAAAQLRQPPPPLSGQPVEPDLTPPPANTAARRGCRRHQHPPSSLPTFAASSHEVHAPPFRAPPLAPGRQIQPRTRRPMLTHRLRPQLPGPSGRPQQPRPAVRSSLCREGGGHAEEKERALPPPSAPAQAPAATPPGQGELDPATGASDPAARAA, encoded by the coding sequence ATGAACGTCGGGCCAAGAAGCCGGACCCCATACCCGCTAGCACCTCCCTCGCCGTTGTCCCGCCGCCCCCACAGAAGCCCCTACAGAGGGGTATCGACGCGTCGGCTGCTCGCAGCAGCCGCACAGCTGCGTCAACCGCCACCTCCTCTGTCCGGGCAACCCGTAGAGCCGGACCTGACTCCACCGCCCGCGAACACCGCTGCACGTCGAGGCTGTCGCCGGCACCAGCACCCGCCGTCGTCGCTGCCGACCTTCGCCGCCAGCAGCCACGAGGTGCATGCCCCGCCATTTCGGGCGCCGCCCCTAGCCCCGGGGCGCCAGATCCAGCCACGAACCCGGCGCCCCATGCTGACGCACCGCCTCCGTCCTCAGCTGCCCGGGCCGTCAGGCCGGCCGCAGCAGCCCCGGCCGGCCGTGCGCAGCAGTCTTTGTCGTGAGGGAGGAGGGCACGCGGAGGAGAAGGAGAGAGCCCTGCCGCCACCCTCCGCGCCTGCACAAGCTCCAGCCGCCACGCCTCCCGGCCAGGGCGAGTTGGATCCAGCCACCGGGGCTTCGGATCCGGCCGCCCGGGCAGCCTAG